From one Nonomuraea polychroma genomic stretch:
- a CDS encoding RNA-guided endonuclease InsQ/TnpB family protein yields the protein MAIRRSATKRHGLPSVVQLRLAPTPAQADALTAAVQVCNEAASFISRLAWEQRTLTVVELHRLAYYPVRVQFAGLGAQAAVRAIARVAGAYANRRATKTRAHVFRPHGAVPHDARLMSWNRDARTVSLWTPTGRVPVPYTGRPEDLKAVDTLPLGEADLIYRRGAWLLQVTVTLPKPEVREPVNGFLGVDQGVANLAVTNDGAVLPGPALPGPIHGNGHVRSLRERRHRQRRRLQKKGTSSARRVLRRLSGREHRMMTDLNHQISKHVVREAERTGRGIALEDLQGIRGRVRAHRFQRRTLHGWAFAQLIEFSRYKAARAGVAFLLVDPAFTSQACPDCGCVSRANRPARGRFLCTGCGLAGHADHIAACNVAVRGVAGWAVVNQPHATGLPSARRDRESKPPASAGGS from the coding sequence ATGGCGATCCGCCGCTCCGCCACCAAACGGCACGGCCTGCCCTCGGTGGTGCAGCTCCGGCTCGCCCCCACGCCCGCCCAGGCCGATGCCCTCACGGCAGCGGTGCAGGTGTGCAACGAGGCGGCCAGCTTCATCTCCCGCCTTGCCTGGGAGCAGCGCACTCTCACCGTGGTGGAGCTGCACCGGCTGGCCTACTACCCGGTGCGCGTGCAGTTCGCCGGGCTGGGCGCGCAGGCGGCCGTGCGGGCGATCGCCCGGGTGGCCGGTGCCTATGCAAACCGGCGTGCCACCAAGACGCGGGCTCATGTGTTCCGCCCACACGGTGCCGTCCCCCATGACGCGCGGCTGATGAGCTGGAACCGCGACGCCCGCACCGTGTCGCTGTGGACCCCCACCGGCCGCGTCCCAGTGCCCTACACCGGCCGGCCCGAAGACCTCAAGGCCGTCGACACGCTCCCGCTCGGCGAGGCCGACCTGATCTACCGGCGCGGGGCGTGGCTGCTGCAGGTCACCGTCACCCTGCCCAAACCCGAAGTCCGCGAGCCGGTCAACGGCTTCCTCGGGGTGGACCAAGGAGTGGCGAACCTGGCCGTCACCAACGACGGCGCGGTGCTGCCCGGCCCCGCGCTGCCCGGCCCGATCCACGGCAACGGGCACGTACGCAGCCTGCGCGAGCGCCGCCACCGCCAACGCCGGCGTTTGCAGAAGAAGGGCACCTCTTCGGCGCGGCGGGTGCTGCGCCGCCTGTCCGGGCGTGAGCACCGGATGATGACCGACCTCAACCACCAAATCAGCAAACACGTGGTGCGCGAAGCCGAACGCACCGGCCGCGGCATCGCCCTGGAGGACCTCCAGGGCATCCGCGGCCGGGTAAGGGCTCACCGGTTCCAGCGGCGCACCCTGCACGGCTGGGCGTTCGCCCAGCTGATCGAGTTCAGCCGCTACAAGGCCGCGCGGGCCGGGGTCGCCTTCCTGCTGGTCGATCCCGCCTTTACTTCGCAGGCCTGTCCCGACTGCGGGTGCGTCTCCAGAGCGAATCGGCCCGCGCGGGGCCGGTTCCTCTGCACCGGCTGTGGCCTCGCTGGGCACGCCGATCACATCGCGGCCTGCAACGTCGCCGTACGCGGTGTTGCGGGCTGGGCTGTTGTCAACCAGCCGCACGCTACCGGCCTCCCTTCAGCCAGACGGGACCGTGAGAGCAAGCCACCGGCTTCAGCCGGTGGTAGTTGA
- a CDS encoding STAS domain-containing protein — translation MVVRCWREDPCTVLHVVGDLDVAGAPRLRAELEQAIAEADPPNLVVDLTEVPFCDSVGLGVLVATLNRIHHIRGRMILVLAPGMIRHLLMITNLDRHFETSESIGEARMALGSAA, via the coding sequence ATGGTGGTCAGGTGTTGGCGGGAGGACCCCTGTACGGTTCTGCACGTCGTAGGCGACCTCGATGTGGCGGGGGCTCCACGGTTGCGGGCCGAGTTGGAGCAGGCGATCGCCGAGGCGGACCCTCCCAACCTGGTCGTCGACCTGACCGAGGTGCCGTTCTGTGACTCCGTGGGCCTGGGCGTGCTGGTGGCCACGCTCAATCGCATCCACCACATACGCGGCCGCATGATCCTGGTGCTGGCGCCCGGGATGATCCGCCACCTGCTGATGATCACTAACCTCGACAGGCATTTCGAGACGAGCGAGTCGATCGGCGAGGCCCGCATGGCGCTCGGCAGCGCCGCCTGA
- a CDS encoding LLM class flavin-dependent oxidoreductase, with translation MRLGVMFDRDLPPEQLIPFAKALDETSVDDLWVVEDLGWTGGISSAATALAVTSRLRVGIGIAPAPLRNPMLLAMELANLARVHPGRLAAGIGHGVQDWMRQVGAAPPSPLALLEETVTAVRALLRGETVTLHGKSVHLDGVSLVHPPAVAPPVLTGVKSPRSLALSGRVAQGTIVPEGIGPAQLPGILEQIGAADGDDHELVVFTFLNTGTEAAEAAKPTVEGQAAFLGIAPEDVAMADGSPEEAAAQVKSLWAAGADTVAVRPLGSDPLRHVTALLSAL, from the coding sequence ATGAGGCTTGGCGTGATGTTCGACAGGGACCTGCCGCCCGAGCAGCTCATCCCGTTCGCCAAGGCGCTGGACGAGACGTCCGTCGACGATCTGTGGGTGGTGGAGGACCTGGGCTGGACCGGCGGCATCTCCTCGGCAGCCACCGCCCTGGCCGTCACCTCGCGCCTGCGCGTCGGCATCGGCATCGCCCCCGCTCCCCTGCGTAACCCGATGTTGCTGGCGATGGAGCTGGCCAATCTGGCGCGCGTGCATCCCGGCCGGCTGGCGGCGGGGATCGGGCACGGCGTACAGGACTGGATGCGCCAGGTCGGCGCCGCCCCGCCGTCGCCCCTCGCCCTGCTGGAGGAGACGGTCACAGCGGTACGCGCGTTGCTGCGCGGCGAGACCGTCACCCTGCACGGCAAGTCCGTGCACCTGGACGGAGTGTCGCTGGTGCATCCGCCCGCTGTGGCGCCGCCCGTGCTGACCGGGGTGAAGAGCCCGCGCTCGCTGGCGCTGTCGGGGCGCGTGGCGCAGGGGACGATCGTGCCCGAGGGCATCGGGCCCGCACAGTTGCCCGGGATCCTGGAGCAGATCGGGGCGGCGGACGGTGACGATCATGAACTGGTGGTCTTCACGTTCCTGAACACCGGGACGGAGGCTGCGGAGGCCGCCAAGCCCACGGTGGAGGGGCAGGCGGCGTTCCTCGGGATCGCCCCGGAGGATGTGGCGATGGCGGACGGGTCGCCGGAGGAGGCGGCGGCGCAGGTCAAGAGCCTGTGGGCGGCTGGGGCCGACACGGTGGCGGTCCGGCCGCTCGGCTCGGACCCGCTCCGCCACGTCACGGCCCTGCTGTCGGCCCTCTGA
- a CDS encoding 5-(carboxyamino)imidazole ribonucleotide synthase yields the protein MSSYRPIGPVVGIVGAGQLARMSQPPAIALGVELRVLAGAPDESAARVIVDTRIGDYRDLDDLREFAQGCDAITFDHEHVPTEHIRALAKSGHSVHPGADALVHAQDKAVMRERLTAIGVPCPAWARVSSAADVAGFADEHGWPVVLKAVRGGYDGRGVWVCADAAEAEEAFASGVELMAEAFVPFERELAVLVARSPHGQGVSYPVVETVQQDGICVEVLAPAPGLDQEDAAQAQRIGLKIADELGVTGLLAVELFQTARGLVVNELAMRPHNSGHWTIEGARTSQFEQHLRAVLDLPLGSPTMTAQAVVMANLLGGDDPDLFKRYEHVLAHDPGIKVHFYGKQVRPGRKIGHVTALGSNLDEVRARARHAAVYLTTGEYT from the coding sequence GTGAGTTCTTACCGCCCCATCGGACCGGTCGTCGGCATCGTCGGCGCGGGTCAGCTGGCCAGGATGTCGCAGCCGCCCGCCATCGCGCTCGGCGTCGAACTGCGGGTGCTGGCCGGCGCCCCTGACGAGAGCGCCGCACGGGTGATCGTCGACACGCGCATCGGAGACTACCGCGATCTGGACGACCTTCGTGAGTTCGCCCAGGGGTGCGACGCGATCACGTTCGACCACGAGCACGTCCCGACCGAGCACATCAGGGCTCTGGCGAAGAGCGGCCACTCCGTTCACCCGGGAGCCGACGCGCTCGTCCATGCGCAGGACAAGGCGGTCATGCGCGAGCGGCTGACCGCCATCGGCGTGCCCTGCCCGGCCTGGGCTCGGGTGTCGTCGGCGGCCGACGTCGCGGGCTTCGCGGACGAGCACGGCTGGCCCGTGGTGCTGAAGGCGGTGCGCGGCGGCTACGACGGCCGCGGTGTGTGGGTGTGCGCCGACGCCGCCGAGGCGGAGGAGGCGTTCGCGTCCGGGGTCGAGCTGATGGCCGAGGCATTCGTGCCGTTCGAGCGGGAGCTGGCGGTGCTGGTGGCCCGCTCGCCGCACGGCCAGGGCGTCAGCTACCCAGTGGTCGAGACCGTGCAGCAGGACGGCATCTGCGTCGAGGTGCTCGCCCCCGCCCCTGGCCTGGACCAGGAGGACGCCGCGCAGGCCCAGCGCATCGGCCTGAAGATCGCCGACGAGCTGGGGGTGACCGGGCTGCTGGCGGTGGAGCTGTTCCAGACGGCTCGTGGACTGGTGGTCAACGAGTTGGCCATGCGCCCGCACAACAGCGGACACTGGACGATCGAGGGGGCTCGGACGTCGCAGTTCGAGCAACACTTGAGGGCCGTGCTGGACCTGCCGCTCGGCTCCCCCACGATGACGGCCCAGGCCGTCGTCATGGCCAACCTGCTGGGCGGCGACGACCCGGACCTGTTCAAGCGCTATGAGCACGTGCTGGCGCACGACCCTGGCATCAAGGTGCACTTCTACGGCAAGCAGGTGCGCCCTGGCCGCAAGATCGGCCACGTGACGGCCCTCGGCTCCAACCTGGACGAAGTACGCGCCCGCGCCCGCCACGCCGCCGTCTACCTGACCACCGGAGAATACACGTGA
- a CDS encoding VOC family protein — MNDTPATGMLHHVEIWVPDLRRAIGSWQWLLQALGYTVFQDWEDGRSWRLGPTYLVLEQSPALTADHHDRRRPGLNHLAFHVESRALLDALVEQAPAHGWTLMFPDRHPDAGGAQHYAAYLEDEDGFEIELVAFDGADRL, encoded by the coding sequence GTGAACGACACGCCCGCCACTGGAATGCTGCACCACGTCGAGATCTGGGTTCCCGATCTGCGACGGGCGATCGGCAGCTGGCAGTGGCTGCTGCAAGCGCTCGGCTATACCGTCTTCCAGGACTGGGAGGATGGCCGGAGCTGGCGGCTGGGGCCGACGTACCTGGTTCTGGAGCAGTCGCCCGCTCTCACCGCCGACCATCACGACCGCCGCCGCCCAGGCCTCAACCATCTCGCCTTCCACGTGGAGAGCCGCGCCCTGCTCGACGCGCTGGTCGAGCAGGCCCCCGCGCACGGCTGGACGTTGATGTTCCCCGATCGTCATCCCGATGCCGGCGGCGCGCAGCACTATGCCGCGTACCTGGAGGACGAGGACGGGTTCGAGATCGAACTCGTTGCCTTCGATGGGGCAGACCGCCTCTGA
- a CDS encoding LCP family protein, with the protein MRHEGDGMRGSGEEDAGVLVGGDAYGGVRLPPGRPRRPFKRSAKARRRNVIVAGFLSACVLVTTGVVWATPRQIGTVDAGVTAPTRGAENILLVGVDKRDDLTRQQQNRLKLGREAGQRTDTMMVIHLSEDHRRVTVVSLPRDTWTTVPGKGEHKINSAYQFGGPKLAKQTVEAATGLQINRYIEVNILGFIDVVDSLGGVTVCTPVPINDPKTGLNLQAGTHQLDGVRALGYARTRATARSDLDRIDRQQQVISALLNRALSADTLANPGKLASFVNSTLSTVKVDPDDGLLGLATQLRDVSLEDVKFAEVPLANVDFKAPTGESAVLWDKQAARDMFAKINADQDLTKPTPTVSPSPSAKPSAIAPGSITLKVKNGTLITGLGARTKAGLVAYGFKVPGEPGNTSKKDYKKTVVRYAAGQEGAARVVAAAIPGADLKKADVDGIEVIVGSDQPKIQKQKATTAPTSKPSVTPTTKTAMQNICKK; encoded by the coding sequence GTGCGACATGAGGGGGACGGCATGCGCGGCTCGGGCGAGGAGGACGCCGGAGTTCTCGTGGGCGGCGACGCCTACGGCGGCGTCAGGCTCCCTCCCGGTCGTCCGCGCCGGCCGTTCAAGAGGAGCGCCAAGGCGCGCCGGCGCAATGTGATCGTGGCCGGGTTCCTGTCTGCCTGCGTGCTCGTGACCACGGGCGTGGTGTGGGCGACCCCGCGCCAGATCGGCACCGTGGACGCCGGCGTGACCGCGCCCACCCGCGGCGCCGAGAACATCCTGCTGGTCGGCGTGGACAAGCGCGACGATCTCACCCGCCAGCAGCAAAACCGGCTCAAGCTGGGTCGCGAGGCGGGGCAGCGCACCGACACCATGATGGTGATCCACCTGTCCGAGGACCACCGCCGGGTCACCGTGGTGAGCCTGCCGCGCGACACCTGGACGACGGTCCCCGGCAAGGGCGAACACAAGATCAACTCCGCGTACCAGTTCGGCGGGCCAAAGCTCGCCAAGCAGACCGTCGAGGCCGCCACCGGGCTGCAGATCAACCGCTACATCGAGGTCAACATCCTCGGCTTCATCGACGTGGTCGACTCGCTCGGCGGGGTCACGGTGTGCACGCCGGTGCCGATCAACGACCCCAAGACCGGGCTCAACCTGCAGGCGGGCACCCATCAGCTGGACGGCGTGCGGGCGCTCGGCTACGCCCGCACGCGGGCCACCGCCCGCTCCGACCTCGACCGCATCGACCGGCAGCAGCAGGTGATCTCGGCCCTGCTGAACCGGGCGCTGAGCGCCGACACGCTGGCCAACCCCGGCAAGCTGGCGTCGTTCGTCAACTCGACGCTCAGCACGGTGAAGGTGGACCCGGACGACGGGCTGCTGGGGCTGGCCACACAGCTCAGGGACGTGTCACTGGAGGACGTGAAGTTCGCCGAGGTGCCGCTGGCGAACGTCGACTTCAAGGCGCCCACGGGCGAGTCGGCGGTGTTGTGGGACAAGCAGGCGGCTCGCGACATGTTCGCCAAGATCAACGCCGACCAGGACCTGACCAAGCCCACGCCCACGGTCTCCCCGTCCCCGTCTGCCAAGCCGTCGGCGATCGCGCCGGGGAGCATCACGCTCAAGGTCAAGAACGGCACGCTCATCACCGGGTTGGGGGCCCGTACGAAGGCGGGGCTGGTCGCGTACGGCTTCAAGGTCCCGGGAGAGCCCGGCAACACCTCGAAGAAGGACTACAAGAAGACCGTCGTCCGGTACGCCGCGGGCCAGGAGGGCGCCGCCCGCGTGGTGGCCGCCGCCATTCCTGGGGCAGACCTGAAAAAGGCCGACGTCGACGGCATCGAGGTCATTGTCGGGAGCGACCAGCCGAAAATCCAGAAACAGAAGGCAACAACCGCCCCAACTAGCAAGCCGAGTGTTACACCAACGACCAAAACGGCAATGCAGAACATATGTAAGAAATAG
- a CDS encoding glycosyltransferase family 2 protein, which translates to MKQFPDSPQAPAETRAWPPISVVMPVLNEERHLREAVDQVLAQRYPGAIEVVLAVGPSRDRTQEVAEAIAAADPRVTVVPNPTGRTPNALNAAIGASRNGIIARVDGHAMLPPDYLRIAVETLAETGADNVGGIMAAEGVTPFEQAVACAMTSKIGVGAAAFHVGGTAGPADTVYLGVFRRSALDRVGGYDEHFQRAQDWEMNHRIRQTGGLVWFQPRMRVTYRPRPNVKALAKQYFHYGRWRRVVARTHEGTINLRYLAPPAAVLAMLLGLIVSPFFPLGLVIPGGYALAIVAGSVVTGSGLSLAARLRLPIVYATMHCSWGWGFLTSPKKLARPPKS; encoded by the coding sequence ATGAAGCAGTTCCCCGACTCGCCGCAGGCCCCCGCGGAAACGCGCGCCTGGCCCCCCATTTCCGTCGTCATGCCGGTCCTCAACGAGGAGCGGCACCTCCGCGAGGCCGTCGACCAGGTCCTCGCCCAGAGATATCCCGGCGCCATCGAGGTCGTCCTCGCCGTGGGGCCGTCCCGAGATCGCACCCAGGAGGTCGCCGAGGCCATCGCGGCGGCCGATCCCCGGGTGACCGTGGTGCCCAACCCGACGGGCCGCACCCCCAACGCGCTCAACGCCGCGATCGGCGCCTCCCGCAACGGCATCATCGCCAGGGTGGACGGGCACGCCATGTTGCCGCCCGACTACCTGCGCATCGCGGTCGAGACGCTGGCGGAGACCGGCGCCGACAACGTGGGCGGGATCATGGCGGCCGAGGGCGTCACACCCTTCGAGCAGGCCGTGGCCTGTGCCATGACCTCCAAGATCGGCGTGGGCGCGGCCGCGTTCCACGTGGGCGGCACGGCAGGCCCCGCCGACACCGTCTACCTCGGCGTCTTCCGCCGCTCGGCGCTCGACCGGGTGGGCGGCTACGACGAGCACTTCCAGCGGGCCCAGGACTGGGAGATGAACCACCGCATCCGCCAGACCGGCGGCCTGGTCTGGTTCCAGCCGCGCATGCGGGTCACCTACCGGCCGCGGCCCAACGTCAAGGCGCTGGCCAAGCAATACTTCCACTACGGCCGCTGGCGGCGCGTGGTCGCGCGCACCCACGAGGGCACGATCAACCTGCGCTACCTGGCGCCGCCCGCCGCGGTGCTGGCCATGCTGCTGGGCCTGATCGTCTCGCCGTTCTTCCCGCTCGGCCTGGTCATCCCCGGCGGCTACGCACTCGCCATCGTGGCCGGCTCTGTGGTGACCGGCAGCGGGTTGTCCCTGGCGGCACGGCTGCGGCTGCCGATCGTGTACGCCACCATGCACTGCTCATGGGGGTGGGGCTTCCTCACGAGCCCGAAGAAGCTGGCCCGCCCGCCGAAGTCATGA
- a CDS encoding CDP-glycerol glycerophosphotransferase family protein: MRKLIVIAALLVCYPVLLVSALWPAPLLFGAVAALSYAAEYAAPRVSRRLTDVFGKVHLGMTLRFTVRQTAALLLVARTAGPDSPWFVALAAGMFGIHGVRAVHTGLALRLRSILSRMPVTTRNLDVSALRIPKMPPGWLGDARSVRFLYLDALPVLGAAAGALTAACGAALALVSGAVGALALFPYVRRALPLTDKERVIQVVSDQVRAYSPEVILYFSGATAAAYQARMWLPTLERLDRRAIVVLRERGMAAHLEPSTLPMVCIPSSGDLMSFHALFSAKLCLYVSNVGRNVHMLRIPTLRSAFLNHGDSDKEASFNPFSRVYDEVWVAGPAGRDRYRRAKVGVRDEDIHEVGRPQLEGISTEGPGLPYRTVLYAPTWEGWNDDLFHTSLMTMGPRIVRALLEHDPPLRVIYKPHPLTGFRDKRALRAHRKIVAMIEAAELSESKARHPSRAAGSPPRIAHMIVTGPEPHLYDCFNECDLLISDISSVVADFLASEKPYAVTNVAGLPERAFHERYPSAEAGVLLGKDLAGLAEFLDGEDTLARARIKLRSYLFGPEYPDALARFNAAVERVMTSAGGPASSGS, translated from the coding sequence TGGGGATGACGCTGCGGTTCACGGTCAGGCAGACGGCGGCGTTGCTGCTGGTGGCGCGGACGGCGGGTCCGGATTCGCCGTGGTTCGTGGCGCTGGCGGCTGGGATGTTCGGGATTCACGGGGTGCGGGCCGTGCACACCGGGCTGGCCCTGCGGCTCCGCTCGATCCTCAGCAGGATGCCGGTCACCACCCGCAACCTGGACGTGTCGGCTCTGCGCATCCCGAAGATGCCGCCTGGCTGGCTGGGTGACGCCCGCAGCGTACGTTTCCTCTATCTGGACGCGCTGCCCGTGCTCGGGGCCGCGGCCGGCGCGCTCACGGCGGCCTGCGGCGCGGCCCTGGCGCTCGTGTCCGGCGCCGTCGGCGCGCTGGCCCTCTTCCCGTACGTGCGGCGGGCCCTGCCGCTCACCGACAAGGAACGGGTCATCCAGGTCGTGAGCGATCAGGTCAGGGCCTACAGCCCGGAGGTCATCCTGTACTTCTCCGGCGCCACAGCGGCCGCCTACCAGGCGCGGATGTGGCTCCCCACGCTGGAGCGCCTCGACCGGCGGGCCATCGTCGTGCTGCGCGAGCGAGGCATGGCGGCTCACCTGGAGCCCTCGACGCTGCCGATGGTCTGCATCCCGTCCTCGGGCGACCTGATGAGCTTCCACGCGCTCTTCAGCGCCAAGTTGTGCCTGTACGTCTCCAACGTCGGCAGGAACGTCCACATGCTGCGCATCCCCACGCTGCGCAGCGCGTTCCTCAACCACGGGGACAGCGACAAGGAGGCGTCGTTCAACCCGTTCTCCCGGGTGTACGACGAGGTGTGGGTGGCCGGGCCCGCGGGACGCGACCGCTACCGGCGGGCCAAGGTGGGCGTCAGGGACGAGGACATCCACGAGGTCGGCCGGCCGCAACTGGAGGGCATCTCGACGGAAGGGCCCGGGCTGCCGTACCGGACCGTCCTGTACGCCCCCACCTGGGAAGGCTGGAACGACGACCTGTTCCACACGTCGCTGATGACCATGGGGCCGCGCATCGTGCGGGCGCTGCTGGAGCACGACCCGCCGCTCCGCGTCATCTACAAGCCGCACCCGCTCACCGGATTCCGGGACAAGCGCGCCCTGCGTGCGCACCGGAAGATCGTCGCCATGATCGAGGCGGCCGAGCTCTCCGAGTCGAAGGCCAGGCACCCCTCCCGCGCGGCCGGGTCGCCGCCGCGGATCGCGCACATGATCGTCACGGGCCCGGAGCCGCACCTGTACGACTGCTTCAACGAGTGCGACCTGCTGATCAGCGACATCTCCAGCGTCGTGGCCGACTTCCTGGCCAGCGAGAAGCCGTACGCCGTGACGAATGTCGCCGGCCTGCCCGAACGCGCCTTTCATGAGCGTTATCCGAGCGCCGAGGCAGGCGTGCTGCTGGGCAAGGACCTGGCCGGGCTCGCGGAGTTCCTCGACGGGGAGGACACGCTGGCCCGAGCCAGGATCAAGCTCAGGAGCTATCTGTTCGGGCCGGAGTATCCCGACGCGCTGGCCCGCTTCAACGCGGCGGTCGAGCGGGTCATGACTTCGGCGGGCGGGCCAGCTTCTTCGGGCTCGTGA
- a CDS encoding DUF4097 family beta strand repeat-containing protein encodes MRRIASLAACAAALAWATSGCGGLDLDAKEVHAARSFPMSGTSLRIVSSLGGVRVLAGTGSTVEVERWTRGKAADDGNATWSLRDGTLRLSADCNMVFGDCGARYHITVPPGLRLTIDAADGVILKDLQQDVDVVGQDRIQVSGTSGKLRLRSEGPITGDGLRSANVRCRTLDGEIDLSFAGAPTNLDLESSDGRVTATVPQGSYAVTAKSTDGSERSEIANDPQATSKIVARSTSGNVRILAR; translated from the coding sequence ATGAGGCGAATCGCATCATTAGCAGCATGCGCGGCGGCGCTGGCATGGGCCACGAGCGGTTGCGGCGGCCTGGACCTGGACGCCAAGGAGGTGCACGCAGCACGGTCGTTCCCCATGAGCGGGACCTCCCTGAGGATCGTCTCCTCCCTGGGCGGCGTCCGCGTACTCGCCGGCACCGGCAGCACCGTCGAGGTGGAGCGGTGGACCCGCGGCAAGGCCGCCGACGACGGCAACGCCACCTGGTCCCTGCGGGACGGCACCCTCCGGCTGAGCGCGGACTGCAACATGGTCTTCGGCGACTGCGGCGCCCGCTACCACATCACGGTCCCGCCCGGCCTCCGCCTGACGATCGACGCGGCGGACGGCGTCATCCTCAAGGACCTCCAGCAGGACGTGGACGTGGTCGGCCAGGACCGCATCCAGGTGTCCGGAACCTCGGGAAAGCTGCGGCTACGCAGCGAGGGCCCGATCACGGGTGATGGCCTGAGGTCGGCGAATGTCCGATGCCGGACCCTGGACGGCGAGATCGATCTCTCCTTCGCCGGCGCCCCGACCAACCTGGACCTCGAGTCCAGCGACGGCAGGGTGACGGCTACCGTGCCGCAGGGCTCCTATGCGGTGACGGCGAAGAGCACGGACGGCAGCGAGCGCTCCGAGATCGCGAACGACCCGCAGGCCACCAGCAAGATCGTCGCCCGCAGCACCTCGGGAAACGTCCGCATCCTGGCCCGATGA